In the genome of Deltaproteobacteria bacterium, the window AAAGATTATGGTCTTACAGGGTAATATACTTGTCATTGATGACGACATACCTATTCAAAATCTCCTTCATGATTTTTTATCAGAAAGCGGTTACAATGTAATTACATCAAGTAACCCACAGACAGCCCTTGAAAAACTAAAAGAAACATCTGTTGACCTGATTATTACAGACCTTATGATGCCTGGAATGAACGGCATGGACCTTCTAAAGGCAGTAAGATTTTGCTCACCTAACATCCCTGTTGTGATGATTACCGCATATCAATCTGTTGATACTGCTGTTAAGGCAACCAAAGAGGGTGCATCTGACTTTATCAGCAAGCCATTCAGCCTTGAACAGATAAAGTTCGTGGTAAAAAAGGCGATGGAAGATGGGAAATTAAGAAAACAGCAAAAGAGACGCTCTACAGACAAGACAAAAGAGGCAGAGACTATTGGATTTATGAGTCAGAACCTTCAGGAAAAGATAAGAGAACTATCTGCCCTTTATACAATAAGTGAGACCTTGCACTATCCTCTTACAATGGTTGAGTTATTTGAAAAGGTTGTTGAACTTGCATCCTCTATAACAGAGTCAGAAAAGGCTGGAGTATGGCTTTTTGACAGAGAAAACAAGGAACTGACACTCAAGGCAACCAAAGGTATGGAGATGCTTCTTGGAAGAAGTTTTCCTGTTGTGGATGCAGGTCTTGTTGGTGAGGTATTCACCGAAAAAAGATATTGCCTGTCGCAGGACCATAAAACCTGCATGTGTGGAACTAGCAGGATAGATTTCAAACATCCGTTTCTGGGTGTTCCCATACTAATTGGCAAAGAGATATTTGCTGCTTTGCACCTATGTCAAAAGATAGGCGGCACTCATTTTTCAAGCAATGATGTATCCATAATGACAAGTCTGGCAGAAAAGGCATCTATAAAGATTGAAAACCTTGCACTTTATGAACAACTTATAGATAATATAATGTACAGCATTTCATCTTTAATAAAGGCTACTGACGCCAGAGATAATTATACAATGAACCATTGCAAAAGGGTTACAATGTATGCTGTTAAATTAGCAAAGGCTTTGAGGTGTTCTGCTGATATTATTGACACCTTAAATCTTGCAGGTCCTATCCATGATGTTGGCAAGATTGGGGTAAGGGATAATATCCTGCTCAAACAAGGCGGGCTTGATAAAACAGAGAGGGATGTTATGAAAACCCATGCTACAATAGGAGATGACATTGTCATGTCGCTGAATCTGGGACCAGAAGGCAAGGCCGTGGTTCGTAATCACCATGAGCGGTTTGACGGAGACGGTTACCCTGATGGATTAAAAGGGGCTGCAATACCACTTATAGCAAGGATATTTGCCATTGCTGACACCTATGATGCCATGACAAGTAACAGACCATATAGAACTGCAAGGTCCCATGAAGAAACCATTGCAGAACTTTTAAGGTGCAGGGGAACCCAGTATGATGGAGATGTTGTGGACATATTTGTAAAACATGATATATGTAAAGAAGATCTGGGTAGTAAAATGCAAAATATAAAATGTGAGATATAAAAATTCAAATGAAAGGTTGAGGCAACCAATTTATGGAAGAGAAAAAAGATAACCAGATTGTATCATTTAATGGGGCAGAAAAGAGGAGATATTTCAGGATAGATACAACCCTCCCTTTTGAGGATATCTCCAGTCAAGATATGGACTCAGCCTTAACCCCTGAGATAGACTCATCGCCTTCTTCGGATATAAATACAAAATTATTAAATACCATTAAGGCTATGGATTATAAACTTAATTTTATAATAAAATACATCTGCCATGAATATAATATTGACAACCTCTTTGAAACAAAAGAGGAAAAAGAGGTTAATATAAGCGCATCAGGGATGAGATTTAAATGTGAAGAAGAACATAATGTCGGAGATATAATCAGGGTAAATATTAACCTGCCTTATCCTTATATGATGCTATCTATTACTAGTAAAGTAGTGCGGGTAGAAAAGGTAGAAGAAGACAGCCGAGTCCACTACAATATTGCAGTAAATTTTGTATCATTGGATGAAGAAAAGCAGTCTAATCTACTAAAATATCTTTTTGATATAC includes:
- a CDS encoding PilZ domain-containing protein, giving the protein MEEKKDNQIVSFNGAEKRRYFRIDTTLPFEDISSQDMDSALTPEIDSSPSSDINTKLLNTIKAMDYKLNFIIKYICHEYNIDNLFETKEEKEVNISASGMRFKCEEEHNVGDIIRVNINLPYPYMMLSITSKVVRVEKVEEDSRVHYNIAVNFVSLDEEKQSNLLKYLFDIQRKTFKDTALQPA
- a CDS encoding response regulator, translating into MVLQGNILVIDDDIPIQNLLHDFLSESGYNVITSSNPQTALEKLKETSVDLIITDLMMPGMNGMDLLKAVRFCSPNIPVVMITAYQSVDTAVKATKEGASDFISKPFSLEQIKFVVKKAMEDGKLRKQQKRRSTDKTKEAETIGFMSQNLQEKIRELSALYTISETLHYPLTMVELFEKVVELASSITESEKAGVWLFDRENKELTLKATKGMEMLLGRSFPVVDAGLVGEVFTEKRYCLSQDHKTCMCGTSRIDFKHPFLGVPILIGKEIFAALHLCQKIGGTHFSSNDVSIMTSLAEKASIKIENLALYEQLIDNIMYSISSLIKATDARDNYTMNHCKRVTMYAVKLAKALRCSADIIDTLNLAGPIHDVGKIGVRDNILLKQGGLDKTERDVMKTHATIGDDIVMSLNLGPEGKAVVRNHHERFDGDGYPDGLKGAAIPLIARIFAIADTYDAMTSNRPYRTARSHEETIAELLRCRGTQYDGDVVDIFVKHDICKEDLGSKMQNIKCEI